GCCGTACCATCTGGCGGGGATCGACTGGCGGCGGCTGCTCGTGGAACGAGCCCGTGACGATACGGCGCGGACATGGTGGCTGCCGCGCGCCGTGGTCAAGCTGCTGGACGCGGCCGAGCACGCCGAAGCGCAGTGGCTGCAGGCTGCGCGGACCCGCCAGGAAAGCGCAGCCGTCACCGAGCCGCCTTCCCGCCGGGGGCAGGCCCGACCCGCTGTTGGCGGTCGGCAGACAGCGGGCCCCGACGACCCGACCGTCCCACTGCGCCCCTACAACGGGGAACTGCAAGGCCACTTGTACTCCGCACTCAGCAGGAAACCGGGCATGTCCCGCAAGGTGGCCGGGTGGACGTGCGCCGTCTGCCGCACCGCACCCGCCGCCGTCCTCGACCACTGCCACGAGCACGGCTACGTCCGCGCCCCCGTCTGCCACTCCTGCAACACGCAGGAACGCCCCGACCACCTGTACGGCAACGACATCCGCGTGGCTGACCACTACACACGCCTCTTTGACACCCACACCGCCGACTGGCTCTGCCACTGGCACCGCTGCCCCGGCTGCCGCGCCCGCACCACTCTGCCGCTGCCGCATCTCGCCGCCTGGACCGCCCACACAGCCTGCCGATCACTGCGCCCGACCCACCGCGACCCCTGCGGCTCCCGCGCGCGCAAACCCTGCGGCGTGCTCCGCGTGTCCTGGACGGGCAGTCACAACGCGCCCCGTTCCTGCCTACTCACGGTCGCCGTCGACTTCTGCCCCTCCGGCGAGCACCGTGTCCTGGCAAGGGTCCCCTACCGCGAAGCCGCCGAGCGGTTCGGTACGTGGCTGGCCGAGACCGCTCCTGCCGTGGCCGCCGCGGCCGGACCCGACCGCCTGGACGGCCTCCCCACCCGGTCCCGGCCAGTCATCGCGGACACCAGCAGCGAGGGCCTGGCGCTGTTCTCAGTGGGAGGCCCGACAGCGTCTGACCACAGTTCGAGTCCTGCCGGTCCTGCTGGGAGCACTGCCTGACGCCGTCCGCGCGTTCACCATGCTGTTCTGGTGACGGCCGGCGGGCGGGCTCTTCTCGGTCTGCGTCCGCGTCGTCACTCGTGTTGCTCGGCGTTCAGGGTTCCCTGTCTTCTTTCTCGTTGGTCGTAGGTAGGTAGTTGGCGGCTCAGTCTGGGATGCGTGGGGGTGTCGGTGCCTGTGTCTCTTGGCCGGGGGGCTCTTTGCGGTCGGTGAGGGATCCGGCCGCTCCGCATTCTCTGCATGCCGCTGCGCGGGGCTGGTGGAGTGCGGTGAGGGCTTGTTCCCGGTCGAGCGTCTGGGTGCTGGGTGTGCAGCCGATGACGTGGATGAGGGTGGCGCCTGGGTGGCCGGGGCGGTGGGGCAGGTGCTGGACTGTCCAGGCTGGCTGGTCTTTGCGCGGCGGATTACTGCCTATCTCGGACGCACGGAGGGTGGGCACGTGTTCGTAGGAGATGCCCGGGACGGGGCGCGCGTGCGTGGGGCTCACCCAGGCTCGGTGCTCGACCGGTTCCACACCGCCATCAACGGCGTCCTGCCATATGAGGACTCCCACCTGGTACCGCCAGCCGTCTTTCGTCTGGCGCCGGGCATGAAGCCGCGCCCGGATCTCATGACCGCCCGGCAGCGTGACCATGATCGGCGCCGCACCGCGATTGTCCTCTCTTTGCTCCCCGGTCACCGCTCTACATTCCTGTCCTTCGCGACATTGTCTGCCGCCATCATGCCGAGTCCTGACCGGTCGTCGGGTGCTCATGATGTCCATACCTTGATCTCGGGCTGATCCCGGTCATTCGTAAGATCGGAACACCCACGGTGGGGAGCTGAAGTGGCCGCATGTGCCGCGCAGACGTCACCACGGCGGGTAGACGCCCGAGCAGGTAGCCGGCCGCGAGCGCGGCGGTGACGGCGACGCCCATCACGACCACCCGGCAGGACACCCGGTGCGGGACGCCATGCCCGACCCTCTGGTTACCGATGAAGGCGACCACTGCCTCCGGAGCGTTCTCGGTCACTTCACCCAGAGGGGTAGGGTCGGCCCGGGACGCGGTACTGGCCTTGCGACCAGCCCGTTTCCCCGGGCCGCCCTCCGCACCCGCCGTGCCCGTTCCCGAGCAACGGGCGCTCCACAAGCCCGGTTGGACGGTGTTTCTCAGCCGGTGCTGGGCCACGGAGTGGGGATCTTCGTTCCCCGGTAGAGGTAGCGGACGGTCTTCACCCTCGCGGGGTCGAACAGTCGCACCTCCTCCGTGACGGGCCACCAGCGTCCACCGCAGTAGCGGCGGCGCAGGTCCTTCCAGTTGCTCCGGCGGAACTTCCTTCGCAGCCACTTGATGACCCGCTGCCAGACGAAATGACGCAGGTATCGGAAGGTGGCGTGCGAGACGCCGAAGCGGAAGTAGGCGGTCCAGCCCCGCAGCACCCGGTTGAGGCGGTGCAGCAGGACCTCCAGCGGCAAATTGGTGTCCTGTCGGCACACGTCTCTCACCTTGTCCTTGACCGACGCGAGCGCCTTCTTGGACGGATAGGTGTAGACGTAGTACCGGTCACTGCCCTTCTTCCGGTGGCGCTGGAGACGCCAGCCGAGGAAGTCCAGCCCCTCGTCGATGTGCGTGATCTTCGTCTTCTCCGGCGACAGGCGCAGGCCCATCGGGGAGAGCACCTCAGCAACCCAGGCGCGGATGGCAATCGCATCCTCACGGGTCCCAGCGACGAGCACCAGAAAGTCGTCCGCGTACCGGCAGATCCGGTAGTTGGGTCTTCCCGTCGCCCGCCGGTGAGATCTGCGGCTTGGAGTCGACTTCGGTCCGCCAGGTCCCTCCGCGATCGCCTCGTCCAGCACGGACAGCGCGATATTGGAAATCACGGGCGACAAGATCCCGCCTTGTGGTGCACCGGCCCTGGACTCCTTCAGTCCCGAATCCTCGGTGAGGATCCCGGCCTTGATGAACGCCTTCACCAGGTCCATCACGCGCTTGTCCCCGACCCGAGCCCGCATCCGTTCCAGCACGGGTGCGTGTCCGATGTTGTCGAAGCACGCCTCGATGTCGCCCTCGACCACCCACTCATAAGAGCGGGAGGCCAGGTAGTGACTCTCGGCGATCGCGTCATGAGCCCGGCGCCTGGGGCGGAACCCGTAGGAACACGGGAGGAAATCCGCCTCGAAGATCGGCTCCAGGACCAGCTTCAAGGACGCCTGGACCACCCGGTCACGGATCGTGTTGATCCCCAGGTAGCGGACCTTGCCGCCCGCCTTGGGGATCCCACGCTGCCGCACCGGCAGGGGCCGGAAAGTACGGGCCTTCAACTCGGCCCGCAGCTCCGCAAGGAAGCCTTCCAGCCCGCGCACGTCCTCGATGTAATGGGCGGTCACGCCGTCCACTCCGGCCGTGTGCGCACCCTTGTTGCTCCGTACCCGCATCCACCCTGCAAGCAGGAAGGCCGGGTCGCAGACGAGATTGTGCAGGTCATCAAACCGGCGGAGAGGATCCTCCGCCGCCCAACGGTGCAGCTTGGCCTGGATCTTCAGTACCCGGCGTTCGGCCACATACGCGACCTCCTCCAGCTCGTCGGTATTCACCAACGACCTCCTGGCATTCCAGCTTCCGCACTGCCGACTTGCTGGACCCCTTCGCCATGTACGCGCCTCTCGCGCGCTCGGACTACTACGGGTCCTCCGCCCCACCACGAGACCACCAGCCGGCGACGGGCCTGCCCCCACTTCCGGCCTGGAAGAACGGTGCGGGGGCGGTCTCGGATGGTTCCCACGTTCCCTGTGTGCCGATCGGCCAGGATGGGTGCCCTGCTTTGCCCCGACAGCCTCGCCGTGCCTACGCCGCAGTCCTTCGGCACGGCCACCGGACCCGAATACTTCTCGGATTCCGGAGTCGGCGGCCCGCATGTAGGGCAGCCGCGTACTGCTTCCCGGCCCAGATCCACCAGGTTGGAGCCGGTACAACGCTTACGGAGCTTTAACCGCAGGTTCCTCACGTACACCTTCTGGCCTCGCTTGCCGGACCCGCACCGTCTGGCAGTACCGGCGCGTCCCGTCGTTGTCGGGGCTGCTTCCCGCCCTCCCCGGCGTCCCCCGGGTCGGACTGCCCCCAGCTTCTACCGGACCGCTGCGACGGCCCGGCGGCGGTGGTCTTGCACCACCACTCGGTCACACAGAACTTCGTGGCGCACCCATGCATCGCTTGCACACATCACGCCCTACCTTTCTTCTCGGGTCTGAGCCGGCCACTCGTAAGATCGGCGGACCCGGGGACCCGGGGTATGGCTGACATCACGCTGTGCCACTTGGATGGTTTATGGAGCTTGGCCGCCCGGGGTCCTGCGACGACTCGACCGCCACCGCCACTGGCGGCTGTCGGTTGTACGGGCCGGTCCGAGGACGTCGTCCCGTTGCGCCGCCACCGCGACACCCAGCTGTGCAAGGTGCCCGGGTTGATGCCGAGCTCCTCGGCGACCTCCCCGGCCGGCCTCCCGGTCTCGACCACGATGCGCACCGCACCTTCACGGAAATCGGCGTCGTACGGCGGCTTCTTCTTGGACCCCATGAATCCCAACTTCCCCTGCAATCACGGGCTCCACGCTACGAGGGGATGGTCAGATCAGCGGTGGAGCTGGCGGGCCTGAGCGCTGTACTTGACCGGCGCGGTAGGGGCTGTCGGTGATGGGTTCCCGGATATCCAGGGAGGCCACGAGAGCGGTGAGTAGAACACTCAGTTTCAGCCAGGCAGGCTGTATCCATGCGATCACTCTTTCGCGCGGCCCCTCCGCCAGGCCTGGGCGGTCACAGTCGGGCCCTTTTCCGAGTCACGCAGTGCGTGCCGTTCGTGGTCGTCTTGGTCGCGCTGGGCATCGAGCTTTCACCTGCACAATTTCTGGTCACCGGCACTTTTCTCACCGCGATGCCGGCGGTGGCCGCGTTGACGATGGGCCCGAAGGGCATTCTCTCCGTAGCGGCTCTCGCCCTGGTCACCGACCTGATGTCCCCCGCCTATGACCAGGCGTACTACAGCAACATTGTGAGTCTGTTCCTGGTGTCCCTGGCCAGTGTCACGATGAGTAATGCTGTACGTACGCGCAGGCAGAGCGAGCTCGACCAGGTCCGTCGGATCGCCGTGGCAGCGCAGGAGGCCATCTTGCGTCCGGTACCCGCCCGGCTGGGCCCGGTGCGGGCGGCCAGCATGTACCTCGCGGCTGAGACGGGGGCGCAGATTGGCGGTGATCTGTACGAGGCTGTGCAGACCCGGTACGGGGTCCGGCTGATCGTGGGGGACGTCCGGGGCAAGGGACTGCCTGCCGTGCGCGCGGCCGCAGCCGTGCTGAGCGCCTTCCGGGTGACCGCGCAATACGAGGAGGAACTCTCGGAGGTGATGAACCACTGCGCGGCTGCGCTGCGACAGGAGCGCGCCGTGCCGGGTGCGGTCGATCAGGAAACTCTGCTGGAGGGTTTCGTCACCGCGCTCGTAGCCCAGGTGTCCGACACACCCGAGGTCCAGGTGGTCAACCGCGGCCATCCGCCTCCGCTGGTACTGAGCCAGGGCAAGGTTCATGCCCTGATGCCTCCCTCGCCACTGCCGCCCCTCGGCCTGGAAGACCTCTGCCCCGGTCCTCCCGTCAAGGCGGAGAGCTATCCGTTCGCACCCGGCGACCGTCTGCTGCTGCACACCGACGGCGTGATCGAAGCCCGCAACCCTGACAACAACGACTTCTTCGCCCTGCCCGAGGCCATGGAAGCGGTGCACACCTGCACCCCACACGAGTTCCTGGAACAACTACACCGCGGATTGATCCGCCACACCGCCGGCCGCCTGGCGGACGATGCGGCAATGCTCCTCGTTTACCGTCCCGACCCGGGTTCCGCATAATTCGGGGGAGTGTCATGAATCAGGTGTGAGCCTCCACGAAGGAGTCACCTGATGAGTACGACGATGGATCACCGGATCGAGACCTCCGGCAGCGTGTCGCTTGCCGTGGCCGACAGCAGTGTTCAGGGTGCCGACGTGAAGTCGATGCCGATGTCGCCGAACGGTCTGTCCAGCGAGCTGCTGGAGGAGCTCGCCGCGCTCGCGGCCGAGAAGGTCCGCGGGGAAGGGCTGCGGCTGATGGGCGAGGGCGGGCTGCTGCCCGAGCTGGCCCAGCACCTGATGCAGGCCGCCCTGGAAGCCGAGATGGACGAGCACCTGGCCGCGGAGGCCGGCCGCGTCGGCGGGCGCGGGTCCCGCTCAGGCGGCAACATGCGCAACGGCTACCGGGCCAAGAAGGTCATGACGGAGGTCGGCGCCGTGACGGTGCAGGTCCCCAGAGGGCGCTGTCACGTTGGTTGGTGGCGTGAGATGATCTTCGGGTTGATCACGCTCGGGAGGGGATCGCGCGTGGGGAGCACGCCGCCGTCGTACAAGGGCCACCGGTACCCGGTGGAGATCATCTCGCACTGTGTGTGGTTGTACTCCCGGTTCCCGCTCAGCTTCCGCGAGGTCGAGGAGATGCTGCTCCGGCGCGGCGTCGTCGTCTCCTACGAGACGGTGCGGCGGTGGTGCCGGAAGTTCGGGCAGTCCTATGCCGACGCACTGCGCCGACGCCGCCCCAGGCCGGGCGATAAATGGCATCTGGACGAGGTGTTCGTCAAGATCAACGGCGAGCAGAAGTACTTGTGGCGGGCGGTGGACCAGGACGGCAACGTCCTGGACGTCTTGGTCCAGAGCCACCGCGACAAGGCCGCGGCCAGGCGTTTCTTCCGGAAGCTGATGAAGAGGACCCGGTCGGTGCCGAGGGTGATCGTGACCGACAAGCTCCGCTCCTACGGCGCGGCCCACCGCGAGGTGATGCCGTCGGTGGAGCACCGCTCGCACAAGGGGCTGAACAACCGGGCCGAGAACTCCCATCAGCCAACGAGGCAACGTGAACGTGCGATGAAAGGCTTCCGTAGCGTCCGCGCAGCCCAACGGTTCCTGTCCGCGTTCAGCGGCATCTCACCCCACCTCCGGCCCCGACGCCACCTCCTGACCGCCGCTCGGTACCGCTTCGAGATGACCCTCCGCCTCACCCTCTGGGACCACATCACCGGCACAGCCAGCCTGCCCACCACAGCCTGACCCGGACCCGAAAACCAGCCCCACCACACCCCGACACACCATCAGACGCTCACGCACCCGACAACGTGACAACGCCCCCGATAGGGCCCCGCCGGAGGGCGGCGAACAACCGCCCTCCGGCCCTGCGCACCACCTCTCACGGCGGCAGTGGCAGCCGCCAACCACCGGAAACCACCAACGCGACGGGCAACAGCCCGCAGAAGGGACAGAGCCATGAGCTCAGGGCCGGAGAACGACGAGCACTGCGACTGGCTCATCACCGTCTACACCGAAGACGGCCCCGCGTCCGCAGAATGCGGCGCCGCCGATCGACGTGCAGTACCCGAACTGGTCGGCCCTCGGGCACGCCGTCGACTACCGCCTCCGTCTCAGCCTCGGCGGGCGGCTCGGACTGGCCGTTGTCGCAGGTGTCATGTTCCTTGACGAGACCGGACCGCTGCGAGGCGCACCGGCGCGTGGGGCCCGCAAGGCACTGCACACGGCAGGCCGGGAGCTGCTGGCCACCGTCGATGCCTACCTCGCCGACCCCGGCAGCCTGGACGAGGACGCGCTCATCCGGCTGTGCTTCGTTGCCGGCTTCTTCGAGGACATCGCCCGCACCGGTGAGATCCGCCGCTTCAGCATGCTCAACTCTGCCACCCCCGCCACGACCCTGGACGACCTCACCGTGGCGGTCCCCGAGTACGTCGCGTGCGACATCGGCCAGCAGATGCGGCTCGCCGAGGGACCGTTCGCCGCCTTCCGGGCTCTACCGCAAAGGGCCCGCGTGTGCGGTCCGGTCTTCGCCGGCAGCGGTGACATCGGCGGTGCCGACGCCGACTACATCCTCGGCGGCCTGCTGCTGGACTGCAAAGCCACCAAGGATCCCCGCCGCTTGGGCCGCGAGGAGACCTACCAGCTCGCCGGATACCTCCTGCTGGACTACGACGACGAGTTCGGCATCGACCAGGTCGGCCTGTACCTCTCCCGCCAGGGGGGCCTGATCACCTGGGATGCCGCCGACTTCCTGCGGAGGCTCGGCGCGAGCGCCCCCCTGGCGCAGTTGCGCGCACAGCTGCGCCAGCACCTGCACGAGGCAGCCCGCCGCTGAAAGCCACGGCGGGCTGCTCAGCCCGTCAACCATCTTTCAGCCGAGCGGGCGGGAAGGGTGCCGACCTCGTTGTACGTCCGCGAGGCGGGTGAGGGCCCCATGGCGGGCCCGCGGCTGCACCTTTCCAGGCGGTGGCGCCGCTGCGGGCGTCGGCCATCTGGGCGTGGCGACGGCTGGCGGCCGCCCTGGGCTCTTCTACGAAAGTGCAGGGCACAGATGGTCAGTTGTCGCGGCGTGGGGCGTGGTCGAAGAAGCGGTTGTCGGTGTCGATGCGGATTTCGCGCACGTCGGGATAGGGGCGGGGGAGGGGGTCGTTGGTGGCGGCGATGACCTGGCAGGCGTAGCCGTCGGGGGAGGGGTCGTCGGCGATGTCGATGAGGGTGTCGATCAGGCGTAGGCCGGTGTCGTGGTCCAGGCCCTTGGCTCCGAGGCCGGCCAGCGGCGAGTCGATGACCATCAGCGGCGGCACTCGGACGTCGCGGTCGACGCGGCCGAGATCGCGCAGGGCCAGCAGTAGCGCGACGTTGGTGGCCACCTTGGGGCTTCCGGCGACTGAGCTCTCGGCGAAGGTCTTGTCGGCTGTGTGCTGTTCCTTGACGCGGGTGGTGAAGTCGGCGGGGTCGATGTGGGCGGTCTCGATGTCGGGGTTGATCTGCTTCAGCCGGGCAAGGAAGAACTCTGACCAGCGGCCGGTGACTTCCTTGCGGCGCACGTCGTGGGCGGTGACTGCGGCGTCCCGGGCGGCCTGTGCCGCGTCCATCTGTTCCTTGGCCGTCTTGATGACCTGCTCCTGGGCGCTGATGTAGTCGGCCGACTCCAGGCGTTCCTTGAGCTGGGCGACGTCGCGGCTCAGGCCGTGGGCCTCCTTCTCGGCCTGTTGCGCGGCCTTGCGGGCGGGCTGGAGATGGCCCTCGTCGTAGGTGTCGCGGGCGGCGAGCGCGGCCGCGGCCGCCATATCCGCCTCGGCAGCCTGGTCGGCGGCGGCAGCCGCCGCCTCCTGAAGGCCCCGCAGCTTGAGCAGGAGCCGGTCCACCTTCGCACGGGCCGCGGCGATCTGCTGCTCGCGCCGGTCTTCGACGCCGTCGTGGCTCTGACCGCATTGGCGGCACAGGCCCGGCTCCCGGTCGGGGAGGGGCTGTCCGCAACAGGTGCAGTCCTGCGGCGCGGGCTTCAGCAGGGTGGCGAGTTCGCCCTCGGCGCGCGCGTGCTCGGCGGTGGCGCCGTTCACCTTGGTGTGGGCGGCGACAGCCTGTTTGGCGGTCTTCCTGCGCTGGACTTCGGCCGCCTGGTGCAGGGCGACGAGCCGCCCGCGCTCCCCGACGGCTACCTTCAGTGCCGCATCAGCCTCCTGCCACCGCTGCGCCGCCGCGCGGTGCTCGCGCTGCTTCTGCTCGTACGCGGCGCGGACGCTGGCCGGATCGGCCAGAGCGCCGCTGTCCCGCAGCTTCTTGAACGCCGCCAGAGCGGACCGTGCCGCCCGGTACCGGGACGCGGTCTCCGAAGCGTTCTTCTCCAGCCCGGCGAGGTTCTCGTTCCACAGGCCCAGCAGCACCTCCAGGGCAAGGATTCTCGCCTCGTCCCTTCCTCCGCCGAGGAACTCCGAGGCGATGGTGTTCTGCCGCAGCGCCATGACGGTGCTGTAGAAGTCGTCCAGGGTGACACGCGTGGCCCCGCGGACCGCCTGGGGCAGGCCGAGCAGGTCCTGGACGAAGGCGCCGGCCGTCATCTCCCCGGCCTTCGCGCTCGCGACCGGCAGCAGATGCTCGATCTCGCTGGTGTCGTCGAGGTTCTTCAAGGACACCCGTGCCCGCGGGTTCGACCCGCTACGGGTGGCCTGCCAGCGGGTTCCGGCAACCCGGAAGATCAGCCGGACCTGCTGGCAGCCGCGGACCTCCGGCATGACGGTTGCCGTGAGAAGGCCCAGCGGGTAGAGCAGCGCTTCCAGCGCGGTGGACTTTCCGGCCTTGGAGTGGCCCACGAGGAAGGTCACCATGCCCCTGAAATAGCGGGCGTACCAGACGTCGCCCCGCTGGAATTCGAGCCGCTCGAGCACAAACGACGGGTCCACTGGGCCTCCTTGGCATCCGATGTGGTGGTCCACACCGGAAACGACCCTCAGCCGTATGGGTGACGGCCCCGGAGCGCACCTGGCCGGTTCCCTGCCACGGTGCAATCGGCCACCGGGACGACGGGGCGACTCAGCGGTGGTGCGGATCGCCCAGGAGCGGGACGGGCTGGCCGGGACCGGTCGGATGGATCTCCAGGCCGCCGTCGGCGTTGATGACAGGGCGACGGCCGGGATAGGTGCGCCGGGCCGTCTCGAGGTCCCGTTCGTCGAAATGGCCGGCGAAGACCATCACTCCGTGGATGAGTTCCACCTTCTCGGCCCCCGTCGGCCACCGCTCTATCAGCGCTTCCACGGTCATCGGCGCGGTCGCCGGCGGCAGATCCGGTCCTGACATAGGTCATACCTCCGATGCGGGGCGTGTGGTGGTCACCCGGCCTGAGCAGATCCCATGCTCCGGACGGTCCCGATGCCGCTGCTGTGTGCGCGCACCCGGGGTGGCGGTACGCGAGGCCGCCGGCACGGTGGGCGGGGCGGGTTACAGCAGCCCGCCCAGTGGCAGGATGCGCTCGGTGAGCTGTCCGCGCAGCCGTCCCCCGGCGGTGTCGGCTTCGGTGAGCCAGTCGGCGGCGACCAGCAGCCCGGAGTGCTCGCCAACCTGATCGGGGGTCAAGACGCAGAACGCGGCGACCTGGTCCAGGAGCAGCCCGCCGTCCTCGGGGTGTCCGAGGCGTCCGTCGGGACGGGCGTGGGCGGCGGTGTACAGGGCCAGGAGCCGGGCGGTGGCACCCAGCTTCTTCTTGCGGATCTTCCGGTCGCCCACGACTTTCTGGGCCCAGCCGGAGATCCTCGCGCGGGTGGTCTTGCCGAAGCCGAACGGGCGGGGCCGCTCGGGCAGGAGGGTGGAGACGGTGATGGCGGTGGGGTCCTCGGACCGGGAGGCCATCACCTCGGCAATGGTGCCGGGCAGACGCAGCCACCCGTCCGCGACCAGATGCTGAAGTACCCGCTCGGCATCGCCTTGGAGCCAGCCTGTGACAAATCCACGAAGGATCACTGCATGAGTGATGCGTTGAGCTGCTGATCTAGTGATCGTCGCAGGATCCCGAGCCGTCGTGGCGGATTGATCTGAGCTGGGGTTTCCGTGCAGGTTCAAGAGCCCAAGAGCCCCTGAAGTGCGAGCTCAGTGATCGTTCCGGAATCCGGTGATCGTCGAAGGATTCTCTATTGCCGGGTGGATCAGGCGGAGCGAGTCTGCGCTGGTCAGGGTGGTCTGGAGGCTTGGGGGAGCGAGGGTGGGTCATAGGGCGTGGCTGCGGGCGCGGTCGGTGGTGACAAGTTGGCTGGCTGGCTTGGTGCAAGGAGGTTGATCTCTGCGTATCCGTGATCCGGAGAAGGATCTGGCAGTGCCCGTCGAACCGTTTCCGGTGGGTGCCAGTACGCGCTCCTAAGCACGCGCCCGGTCGGTGAACTCATGGTCGATTTAGTCCGGTTGCAGTGCACTACGGTCACGGGCGTGCCGCGGAGCCTTACGACGTTGAGGACACTGATGACGGGTGACGAGGAGTGCAAGGACGAAGACGACGACGAGAGCCGTGCTCCGGCTGTGGCTGCCGAGGGTCGGGCCAACGGCCGTCGGCGGATGCGCACACGTCGTTCAGGATCGGCTGACCACGAGATCATCCAAGGTGAGCTTGACGCGGCGCCGGTTGGCGTCGAAGCCGTACATGGCCGTGGGCCGGTTCAAGGGGTCGGATTTCGAGTAGTAGCGGAACTGCAGTACCTGGCCACACATCGGTCCTACGTCCGCCATCAGGCCGTCCTGGCAGGTGGCCAACACGGTGATGCCGTGTTCCAGCGCGGCGTCCCGCAGTGCGGCGATCACTTCACGACGGTGCTCCGCGCCGAGTGAGTCACCGAGTTCGTCGAGGATGAGGACGCGCCCCCG
This DNA window, taken from Streptomyces sp. SCSIO 30461, encodes the following:
- a CDS encoding endonuclease domain-containing protein, with protein sequence MSERVIPGCRGGLITLGVADALWAGLTAGGAVPTVSAALTCSPADARAGYVLLGGCVVATAQANGGSWGVPEVEVRRAAAELNAVEMDRRDLVRIGPFRGAPKQEHMEGMTLGWRRCITRELQEPGAPERAARGEGGRPYHLAGIDWRRLLVERARDDTARTWWLPRAVVKLLDAAEHAEAQWLQAARTRQESAAVTEPPSRRGQARPAVGGRQTAGPDDPTVPLRPYNGELQGHLYSALSRKPGMSRKVAGWTCAVCRTAPAAVLDHCHEHGYVRAPVCHSCNTQERPDHLYGNDIRVADHYTRLFDTHTADWLCHWHRCPGCRARTTLPLPHLAAWTAHTACRSLRPTHRDPCGSRARKPCGVLRVSWTGSHNAPRSCLLTVAVDFCPSGEHRVLARVPYREAAERFGTWLAETAPAVAAAAGPDRLDGLPTRSRPVIADTSSEGLALFSVGGPTASDHSSSPAGPAGSTA
- a CDS encoding DUF6233 domain-containing protein, producing the protein MDIMSTRRPVRTRHDGGRQCREGQECRAVTGEQREDNRGAAPIMVTLPGGHEIRARLHARRQTKDGWRYQVGVLIWQDAVDGGVEPVEHRAWVSPTHARPVPGISYEHVPTLRASEIGSNPPRKDQPAWTVQHLPHRPGHPGATLIHVIGCTPSTQTLDREQALTALHQPRAAACRECGAAGSLTDRKEPPGQETQAPTPPRIPD
- the ltrA gene encoding group II intron reverse transcriptase/maturase, with the translated sequence MNTDELEEVAYVAERRVLKIQAKLHRWAAEDPLRRFDDLHNLVCDPAFLLAGWMRVRSNKGAHTAGVDGVTAHYIEDVRGLEGFLAELRAELKARTFRPLPVRQRGIPKAGGKVRYLGINTIRDRVVQASLKLVLEPIFEADFLPCSYGFRPRRRAHDAIAESHYLASRSYEWVVEGDIEACFDNIGHAPVLERMRARVGDKRVMDLVKAFIKAGILTEDSGLKESRAGAPQGGILSPVISNIALSVLDEAIAEGPGGPKSTPSRRSHRRATGRPNYRICRYADDFLVLVAGTREDAIAIRAWVAEVLSPMGLRLSPEKTKITHIDEGLDFLGWRLQRHRKKGSDRYYVYTYPSKKALASVKDKVRDVCRQDTNLPLEVLLHRLNRVLRGWTAYFRFGVSHATFRYLRHFVWQRVIKWLRRKFRRSNWKDLRRRYCGGRWWPVTEEVRLFDPARVKTVRYLYRGTKIPTPWPSTG
- a CDS encoding PP2C family protein-serine/threonine phosphatase gives rise to the protein MVVLVALGIELSPAQFLVTGTFLTAMPAVAALTMGPKGILSVAALALVTDLMSPAYDQAYYSNIVSLFLVSLASVTMSNAVRTRRQSELDQVRRIAVAAQEAILRPVPARLGPVRAASMYLAAETGAQIGGDLYEAVQTRYGVRLIVGDVRGKGLPAVRAAAAVLSAFRVTAQYEEELSEVMNHCAAALRQERAVPGAVDQETLLEGFVTALVAQVSDTPEVQVVNRGHPPPLVLSQGKVHALMPPSPLPPLGLEDLCPGPPVKAESYPFAPGDRLLLHTDGVIEARNPDNNDFFALPEAMEAVHTCTPHEFLEQLHRGLIRHTAGRLADDAAMLLVYRPDPGSA
- a CDS encoding IS6 family transposase; translation: MIFGLITLGRGSRVGSTPPSYKGHRYPVEIISHCVWLYSRFPLSFREVEEMLLRRGVVVSYETVRRWCRKFGQSYADALRRRRPRPGDKWHLDEVFVKINGEQKYLWRAVDQDGNVLDVLVQSHRDKAAARRFFRKLMKRTRSVPRVIVTDKLRSYGAAHREVMPSVEHRSHKGLNNRAENSHQPTRQRERAMKGFRSVRAAQRFLSAFSGISPHLRPRRHLLTAARYRFEMTLRLTLWDHITGTASLPTTA
- a CDS encoding transposase, with translation MGSKKKPPYDADFREGAVRIVVETGRPAGEVAEELGINPGTLHSWVSRWRRNGTTSSDRPVQPTAASGGGGRVVAGPRAAKLHKPSKWHSVMSAIPRVPGSADLTSGRLRPEKKGRA